The following proteins are co-located in the Gordonia polyisoprenivorans genome:
- a CDS encoding enoyl-CoA hydratase produces MSTTEPQMILIERRDRVGIITLNRPKALNALNTELMTEVVAAVKEFDADAGIGAIVLTGSQKAFAAGADIKEMSSKTYAELVNESFFGAWDELSRSRTPIIAAVTGYALGGGCELAMLCDTIIAGENAVFGQPEINLGVIPGIGGSQRLTRAVGKAKAMDMVLTGRQMKVDEAERMGLVSRVVPTEEALDTALDVAATIASKSAIATALAKDAVNRAFESSLTEGVRAERALFYSTFATDDQTEGMAAFVEKREPRFTHR; encoded by the coding sequence ATGAGCACCACCGAACCGCAGATGATCCTGATCGAGCGCCGCGATCGCGTCGGCATCATCACCCTCAACCGTCCCAAGGCACTCAACGCGCTCAACACCGAACTGATGACCGAGGTGGTCGCCGCGGTCAAGGAGTTCGACGCCGACGCGGGTATCGGGGCGATCGTGCTGACCGGATCGCAGAAGGCGTTCGCCGCCGGCGCCGACATCAAGGAGATGTCGTCGAAGACCTACGCCGAGCTGGTCAACGAGTCGTTCTTCGGTGCGTGGGATGAGCTGTCGCGCAGCCGAACCCCCATCATCGCCGCCGTGACCGGGTACGCGCTGGGCGGTGGGTGTGAGCTGGCCATGCTGTGCGACACGATCATCGCCGGCGAGAACGCCGTCTTCGGGCAGCCCGAGATCAACCTCGGCGTCATCCCCGGCATCGGCGGATCGCAGCGCCTGACCCGTGCGGTGGGCAAGGCCAAGGCGATGGACATGGTGCTGACGGGCCGGCAGATGAAGGTCGACGAGGCCGAACGCATGGGTCTGGTGTCGCGGGTGGTTCCCACCGAGGAAGCGCTCGACACCGCACTCGACGTCGCGGCGACCATTGCGTCGAAGTCGGCGATCGCGACCGCGCTGGCCAAGGACGCGGTGAACCGCGCCTTCGAATCGAGCCTCACCGAAGGTGTTCGCGCCGAACGCGCGCTGTTCTATTCGACATTCGCCACCGATGACCAGACCGAGGGGATGGCCGCGTTCGTCGAGAAGCGGGAGCCGCGGTTCACCCACCGGTGA
- a CDS encoding LutB/LldF family L-lactate oxidation iron-sulfur protein produces MTTSRDTVHEMPAMAPSLALGSGHPHVGVTSTFVGMPKFPEAARTELANTTQRRNLAHATGIIRTKRAGVVGELDNWEQLRVAAEQIKNRTLRNLDRYLIEFEEKASAAGAVVHWARDAQEANRIVVDLVRQTGADEVVKVKSMATQEIELNEALQDAGIDAWETDLAELIVQLGDDWPSHILVPAIHRNRSEVREIFLRRMKEVGRPAPDDLTDDPKRLAEAARLHLREKFLRAKVGISGANFAVADTGSLVVVESEGNGRMCLTLPETLISVVGIEKILPTWSDLEVFLQVLPRSSTGERENPYTSIWTGVTPGDGPQNVHIVLLDNHRTDVLADEVGRDALRCIRCSACLNVCPVYERAGGHAYGSVYPGPIGAILTPQLRGTSSAVDKSLPFASSLCGACFDVCPVRINIPDILVHLRTRVVDEKRGGLPSGEAAAMKAGAWMFADHRRLEAAQKAATTSHRFFGKRTTIGALPWPLSAWSSARDVPVPPAESFRDWWKRERGYRASGEEDR; encoded by the coding sequence ATGACCACCTCCCGCGACACGGTGCACGAGATGCCCGCGATGGCACCGTCACTGGCGTTGGGCTCCGGCCATCCGCACGTCGGGGTCACCTCGACCTTCGTCGGGATGCCGAAGTTCCCCGAGGCCGCCAGGACCGAACTGGCCAACACCACCCAACGTCGAAATCTCGCCCACGCCACCGGGATCATCCGCACCAAACGGGCCGGGGTGGTCGGCGAACTCGACAACTGGGAGCAGTTGCGCGTCGCCGCCGAACAGATCAAGAACCGTACCCTGCGCAACCTCGACCGCTATCTGATCGAGTTCGAGGAGAAGGCGAGCGCCGCCGGGGCCGTGGTGCACTGGGCCCGGGATGCGCAGGAGGCCAACCGGATCGTCGTCGACCTGGTTCGGCAGACCGGCGCCGACGAGGTGGTCAAGGTCAAATCGATGGCCACCCAGGAGATCGAACTCAACGAAGCCCTCCAGGATGCGGGGATCGACGCCTGGGAGACCGATCTCGCCGAACTCATCGTCCAACTCGGCGACGACTGGCCCAGTCACATCCTCGTGCCGGCCATCCACCGCAACCGCAGCGAGGTCCGCGAGATCTTCCTGCGACGGATGAAAGAGGTCGGCCGTCCGGCGCCCGACGATCTCACCGACGATCCCAAGCGGCTCGCCGAGGCCGCCCGACTTCATCTGCGCGAGAAGTTCTTACGCGCCAAGGTCGGCATCAGTGGCGCGAACTTCGCGGTCGCCGACACCGGTAGTCTCGTCGTCGTCGAATCCGAGGGCAATGGCCGCATGTGCCTGACCCTGCCGGAAACGCTGATCTCGGTGGTGGGCATCGAGAAGATCCTGCCGACCTGGTCCGACCTCGAGGTCTTCCTGCAGGTGTTGCCGCGGTCGAGTACCGGGGAGCGCGAGAACCCGTACACCTCGATCTGGACCGGCGTCACCCCCGGTGACGGACCCCAGAATGTGCACATCGTCTTGCTGGACAACCATCGCACCGACGTGCTCGCCGACGAGGTCGGCCGAGATGCGTTGCGCTGCATCCGGTGTTCGGCGTGTCTGAATGTGTGTCCGGTGTACGAGCGTGCCGGCGGACACGCCTACGGTTCGGTCTATCCCGGGCCGATCGGGGCTATCCTCACCCCGCAGCTACGGGGTACGTCGTCGGCGGTCGACAAGTCGCTGCCGTTCGCCTCCAGTTTGTGCGGGGCGTGCTTCGATGTGTGTCCCGTGCGTATCAACATCCCGGACATCTTGGTGCACTTACGAACCCGTGTCGTCGACGAGAAGCGCGGAGGGTTGCCGAGCGGTGAGGCCGCCGCGATGAAGGCCGGTGCGTGGATGTTCGCCGATCATCGGCGGCTCGAGGCGGCGCAGAAGGCGGCCACCACCAGTCACCGGTTCTTCGGCAAGCGCACGACGATCGGCGCCCTGCCGTGGCCGTTGTCGGCGTGGAGCTCGGCGCGCGACGTTCCGGTGCCGCCCGCGGAATCGTTCCGCGACTGGTGGAAACGAGAACGCGGGTACCGCGCGTCCGGGGAGGAGGACCGATGA
- a CDS encoding (Fe-S)-binding protein — protein sequence MRVALFATCFNDTMWPGTPRATVLLLERLGVEVEFPVEQTCCGQMFTNTGYADEAIPGVRQFVQVFGEYDAVVAPSASCIGSVRHQHPGLAARSGDRGLQDAVAAYTPKVYELSEFLVDVLGVTDVGAYFPHRVTYHPTCHSLRMLRVGDKPLQLLRAVKGIDLVELPAAEQCCGFGGTFAMKNADTSVAMGSDKSAHVKETAAEVLVAGDNSCLAHIGGLLNRERAGVRMMHLAEILASTEKEPA from the coding sequence ATGAGGGTTGCCCTGTTCGCCACCTGCTTCAACGACACGATGTGGCCCGGCACGCCCCGAGCGACCGTGCTGCTGCTCGAGCGACTCGGCGTCGAGGTCGAGTTCCCCGTCGAGCAGACCTGCTGCGGTCAGATGTTCACCAACACCGGCTACGCCGACGAGGCGATCCCCGGCGTGCGGCAGTTCGTCCAGGTTTTCGGTGAGTACGACGCGGTTGTCGCGCCCTCGGCCTCCTGCATCGGCTCTGTGCGCCATCAGCATCCGGGTCTGGCCGCCCGCTCGGGCGACCGCGGGTTGCAGGACGCGGTGGCTGCCTATACCCCGAAGGTGTACGAGCTCAGCGAATTCCTCGTCGACGTCCTCGGTGTCACCGACGTCGGCGCGTACTTCCCGCACCGGGTCACCTATCACCCCACCTGTCATTCGCTGCGCATGCTGCGCGTCGGCGACAAACCGTTGCAGCTATTGCGGGCCGTCAAGGGTATCGATCTGGTGGAACTGCCTGCGGCCGAACAGTGTTGTGGATTCGGCGGCACCTTCGCGATGAAGAACGCCGACACCTCGGTGGCGATGGGCTCCGACAAGTCCGCGCATGTCAAGGAGACCGCCGCCGAAGTGCTGGTGGCGGGCGACAATTCCTGCCTCGCCCACATCGGCGGACTACTCAACCGGGAACGCGCCGGGGTCCGGATGATGCACCTCGCCGAGATTCTCGCCTCCACCGAGAAGGAGCCCGCATGA
- a CDS encoding MFS transporter — MTTTDAIDSDKGTSPPRAALVLGALILVAGVANINLSVANVALPDIGKALDASSTQLNLIAVGYSLGLAASVLYFGVLGDRFGRRRLLISGMLLTLPASLIAGFAVGPNVLFAARVLGGISAGLAYPTTLAIITALWTGARRTGAIAAWSAIGAAISATGPVVSGALLEQFAWQSVFLVTLPLAVLALAGAWFLVPADRGDTAVAVDNLGGVLSIVLVGATVLAINFAPLSTMRTAVWVLAAIAVVSIVVFVWRQLRIRVPLYDFRIAARPTFWVAAVGGIVIFGTLMGAMFVGQQYLQNVLGYSTLASGAMALPAAAAMVVVAPQSAKLVESIGSRYTLLIGYLFIILGLALALIMWHDTAPIWSVIGTYILIGAGVGFAGTPASHSLTGSVPVSRAGMASSTSDLQRDLGGAIMQSVLGAILTAGYAKTLTAAISASPDADHVSSETQAVLTKSFASAADLAQRYPQYSHEIITAAREAFVHGDARANAAAIVIVGCGALLVAVCYPKAAKEREAMRRYASERGVSASDDT, encoded by the coding sequence GTGACGACGACCGATGCCATCGACAGCGACAAGGGGACGAGTCCGCCACGGGCGGCCCTGGTACTCGGGGCGCTGATTCTCGTGGCCGGTGTCGCCAACATCAATCTGTCCGTGGCCAATGTCGCACTGCCCGATATCGGCAAGGCCCTCGACGCCAGCTCGACGCAGCTGAATCTGATCGCCGTCGGTTACTCGCTGGGACTGGCGGCGTCGGTGCTGTACTTCGGTGTGCTGGGCGACCGTTTCGGCCGACGACGGTTGCTCATCTCCGGCATGTTGTTGACGTTGCCGGCGTCGCTGATCGCCGGTTTCGCGGTGGGCCCGAACGTCTTGTTCGCCGCACGCGTCCTCGGCGGGATCTCGGCCGGTCTGGCCTACCCGACGACCCTGGCGATCATCACGGCCCTGTGGACCGGTGCCCGCCGCACCGGCGCGATCGCGGCGTGGTCGGCGATCGGCGCGGCGATCTCGGCGACCGGCCCTGTCGTGTCGGGGGCGTTGCTGGAGCAATTCGCGTGGCAATCGGTCTTTTTGGTGACGTTGCCGCTCGCCGTGCTCGCGCTGGCCGGCGCGTGGTTCCTGGTGCCCGCCGACCGCGGTGACACCGCCGTCGCCGTCGACAACCTCGGCGGCGTCCTGTCGATCGTGCTGGTGGGTGCCACCGTGCTGGCGATCAACTTCGCCCCGCTGAGCACCATGCGGACCGCGGTGTGGGTGCTCGCGGCGATCGCGGTGGTCTCGATCGTCGTGTTCGTGTGGCGCCAGCTTCGGATCAGGGTGCCGCTCTACGACTTCCGGATCGCCGCCCGGCCGACGTTCTGGGTGGCGGCCGTGGGCGGCATCGTCATCTTCGGCACCCTGATGGGCGCGATGTTCGTCGGTCAGCAGTATCTGCAGAACGTGCTCGGCTACTCCACTCTCGCCTCGGGTGCGATGGCCCTGCCCGCCGCCGCGGCGATGGTGGTGGTCGCACCGCAGTCGGCGAAACTCGTGGAGTCCATCGGATCTCGCTACACCCTGCTCATCGGGTACCTGTTCATCATTCTCGGCCTGGCACTGGCGCTGATCATGTGGCACGACACCGCGCCCATCTGGTCGGTGATCGGTACCTACATCCTGATCGGCGCGGGCGTCGGATTCGCCGGCACCCCGGCGTCGCATTCGTTGACCGGCTCGGTGCCGGTCTCACGCGCCGGAATGGCATCGAGCACCTCGGATCTGCAGCGCGATCTCGGTGGCGCGATCATGCAGTCGGTGCTCGGGGCGATCCTCACCGCCGGGTACGCCAAGACGTTGACGGCGGCGATCTCCGCCTCACCCGACGCCGACCATGTCAGTAGCGAGACCCAGGCGGTGCTCACCAAATCCTTTGCCAGCGCCGCGGATCTGGCACAACGCTATCCGCAGTACTCGCACGAGATCATCACCGCCGCACGCGAGGCCTTCGTGCACGGTGACGCCCGGGCGAACGCGGCGGCGATCGTCATCGTCGGATGCGGGGCCCTGCTGGTGGCCGTGTGCTATCCGAAGGCGGCCAAGGAGCGAGAAGCGATGCGCCGCTACGCCTCCGAACGCGGGGTATCGGCCTCCGACGACACCTGA
- a CDS encoding TetR/AcrR family transcriptional regulator has translation MRRMTFDERRAELIDAAIRVIARDGLAAATTRAIVGEADMPQGALFYIFSSREALISAVIEEITSAERLGALLSVELTDPGTGLTEVLTAAMDAYLRLLESDPRREIALLEVATHAMRHDPEAGRRQWEVYRSAVADALRFIAETMSLRWTMPTDELAHMVTSSLDGLTLSWLTDRDSDAARRHIAVLATTFAAMATPADDAGKAGSEGRQR, from the coding sequence ATGCGCCGAATGACGTTCGACGAGCGCCGTGCGGAACTGATCGACGCCGCGATCCGGGTGATCGCACGCGACGGACTCGCCGCGGCCACCACACGGGCGATCGTCGGTGAGGCCGACATGCCGCAGGGCGCACTGTTCTACATCTTCTCCTCGCGCGAGGCACTGATCAGCGCCGTGATCGAGGAGATCACCAGCGCCGAACGACTCGGCGCGCTGCTCAGCGTGGAACTCACCGACCCCGGTACCGGACTCACCGAGGTGCTGACCGCGGCGATGGACGCCTACCTGCGCCTCCTGGAAAGCGATCCGAGGCGAGAGATCGCGCTGCTGGAGGTTGCCACCCACGCGATGCGCCACGATCCCGAAGCCGGGCGTCGCCAATGGGAGGTCTATCGGTCGGCTGTCGCCGACGCGCTGCGCTTCATCGCCGAGACGATGTCACTGCGGTGGACGATGCCGACCGACGAACTCGCCCACATGGTCACCTCATCGCTCGACGGACTGACGCTGTCGTGGCTCACCGACCGTGACAGCGACGCCGCGCGGCGCCACATCGCCGTGTTGGCCACCACTTTTGCCGCGATGGCCACGCCCGCCGACGATGCGGGCAAGGCCGGTTCGGAGGGACGACAACGATGA
- a CDS encoding neutral/alkaline non-lysosomal ceramidase N-terminal domain-containing protein — protein sequence MTDTERAAGVSRRGLLAGAAVGATALGVAGVAAPSGSAQAAPSGGYLVGAGRGDITGAIAGQGMMGYSDLSQVATGLLQRVWARAYIIADAATGTRIVFVNADLACIFESHRVGVMKALAQRFGNVYTNENVNINATHNHNSCGGTAWDYAYVLAALGHRENSYRAEVDGIVEAIVAAHNSLAPGTLELGHSELHDASANRSLQAFVRNPAADQKHFPEHIDPQVTALRLRQGGTVIGEITWFATHGTSLTDANTLISSDNKGYASYLAESANPGVVAAFPQTNAGDMTPNLWLRKMHPGGPTADHRTNRVMIGDRQHRAAQRAFAAARPLTGAISYAYRFLDLSDIRIDGHYTPDGKPTRTTPAIMGAAAAATSTEDNTRSQLSFLQEGVTLPFAQALGVDTSATPPEWAVAIQAPKFDLFPLGYLPPRPWIEQVLPIQLIRIGDLVLACGPAEFTIVAGLRIRRIVADTLRVPLENVLMQGYANGYSQYVTTPEEFLSQQYEGGETLFGRYTLCAYMQEFDRLARTMAAGRRGDLGPTPADTSGLQPNLLAPVPADNPIRGTTFGAVVSAPRSTYVAGQSVSVSFSGAHPSNRVRRVPADGSRPTDGYYVIERFDGGRWITTEDDTGAASELDWKRPDGQDSASIVTITWRIPQGAHGRHRIRYFGDVKSATGRLRPIVGVSPAFEVT from the coding sequence ATGACGGACACCGAGAGAGCAGCCGGGGTCAGCCGGCGAGGGCTACTGGCCGGAGCGGCGGTCGGCGCCACGGCACTCGGCGTGGCCGGTGTCGCCGCCCCGTCCGGCTCGGCACAGGCGGCACCATCGGGCGGCTATCTCGTCGGCGCCGGACGCGGTGACATCACCGGAGCCATTGCCGGACAAGGCATGATGGGATACTCCGATCTCTCGCAGGTGGCCACCGGACTCCTGCAACGCGTGTGGGCGCGCGCCTACATCATCGCCGACGCCGCCACCGGCACCCGGATCGTCTTCGTCAACGCCGATCTCGCGTGCATCTTCGAATCCCACCGGGTCGGCGTGATGAAGGCGCTGGCACAACGCTTCGGCAACGTCTACACCAACGAGAACGTCAACATCAACGCCACGCACAATCACAACTCGTGCGGCGGTACCGCCTGGGACTACGCGTACGTCCTTGCCGCACTGGGGCATCGGGAGAACTCGTATCGCGCCGAGGTCGACGGAATCGTCGAGGCCATCGTCGCCGCACACAACAGTCTCGCTCCGGGAACGCTCGAGCTCGGCCACAGCGAGTTGCACGACGCCAGCGCCAACCGTTCGCTGCAGGCGTTCGTCCGCAATCCCGCAGCCGACCAGAAGCACTTCCCCGAACACATCGACCCACAGGTCACCGCGCTGCGACTGCGTCAGGGCGGCACCGTGATCGGCGAGATCACCTGGTTCGCCACGCACGGCACCTCGCTCACCGACGCCAACACCCTGATCTCCAGTGACAACAAGGGCTACGCGTCCTATCTGGCCGAGAGCGCGAATCCCGGTGTGGTGGCCGCATTTCCGCAGACCAATGCCGGCGACATGACACCGAACCTGTGGCTGCGCAAGATGCACCCCGGCGGGCCCACCGCCGACCACCGCACCAACCGGGTGATGATCGGCGACCGCCAGCACCGCGCCGCACAACGTGCTTTCGCCGCAGCTCGGCCGTTGACCGGTGCCATCAGCTACGCCTATCGCTTCCTCGATCTCTCCGACATCCGGATCGACGGCCACTACACCCCGGACGGAAAGCCCACTCGCACCACCCCGGCGATCATGGGTGCTGCCGCCGCGGCCACCAGCACCGAGGACAACACGCGGAGCCAGCTGAGTTTTCTCCAGGAAGGTGTGACGCTGCCGTTCGCGCAGGCCCTCGGCGTCGACACCAGCGCGACGCCGCCGGAGTGGGCGGTCGCGATCCAGGCACCGAAGTTCGACCTGTTCCCGCTCGGCTACCTTCCCCCACGACCCTGGATAGAGCAGGTGCTGCCGATCCAGCTGATCCGGATCGGCGACCTCGTCCTCGCTTGCGGGCCTGCCGAATTCACCATCGTCGCCGGGTTGCGCATCCGGCGTATCGTCGCCGACACACTGCGCGTGCCACTGGAGAACGTGCTGATGCAGGGCTATGCCAACGGCTACAGCCAGTACGTGACGACGCCGGAGGAGTTCCTGTCGCAACAGTACGAGGGCGGCGAGACACTCTTCGGGCGCTACACGTTGTGCGCCTACATGCAGGAGTTCGACCGCTTGGCCCGCACGATGGCCGCGGGCAGGCGCGGCGATCTCGGACCGACACCCGCCGACACCAGTGGGCTGCAACCGAACCTCCTCGCACCGGTCCCCGCCGACAACCCGATCCGCGGCACCACCTTCGGTGCGGTCGTCTCCGCACCGAGATCCACCTACGTTGCCGGACAATCGGTCTCGGTGTCGTTCTCCGGAGCACATCCGAGCAATCGTGTGCGACGTGTGCCCGCCGACGGGTCCCGGCCCACCGACGGCTATTACGTGATCGAGCGTTTCGACGGGGGACGCTGGATCACCACGGAGGACGACACCGGGGCGGCAAGCGAACTCGACTGGAAGCGCCCCGACGGTCAGGATTCGGCATCGATCGTGACCATCACGTGGCGAATCCCGCAGGGCGCACACGGTCGTCATCGCATCCGGTATTTCGGTGACGTCAAGTCGGCGACCGGTCGTCTACGCCCAATCGTCGGCGTCAGCCCGGCATTCGAGGTGACCTGA
- a CDS encoding purine-cytosine permease family protein, producing the protein MTATPDISVDAAAVEYGGKVLAVEPGGNEPIPLEARHGKPRGLFWTWTAPNLEFATIFVGVISVAYFGLSFWQAVGAVVIGNLLGAVAHFLLSAEGPLHGVPQMVLGRLAFGHNGNILPATFMAVMCGVGWFATNSVSGAFALSTLLGITPIAGLIVIVVLQTAFAFFGHNLVQRFERLAAPILAIVFLIGAVIIFSKSDVSAGSAEGGFSMGGFLLAVGASFGYTAGWTPYAADYTRYLPPTVSKMQTGLFASAGLFLSCTLLMVVGAASMTIGAPTSDNPTDAFTANFPSAIADLTLLAIAVGAIAANAINVYSGAMAFVTMGFKLPVGAQRALVSVFFGVVGFLVAWWALADAAASYEAFLLLVAYWIGPWLGVVFADRMLRREPPSLELLYDRKYTNWGGLAAFVIALVASVLLFCNQERFVGFIVRAVPELGDIGAFVGFAIAFIAYLLLARSRVEKSVQQYG; encoded by the coding sequence ATGACAGCTACACCCGATATTTCCGTCGATGCGGCAGCCGTCGAGTACGGCGGCAAGGTTCTCGCCGTCGAGCCCGGCGGCAACGAGCCGATTCCCCTCGAGGCCCGCCACGGCAAACCCCGAGGGCTGTTCTGGACGTGGACCGCCCCGAACCTGGAGTTCGCGACGATCTTCGTCGGCGTCATCTCGGTCGCCTACTTCGGTCTGTCGTTCTGGCAGGCCGTCGGCGCCGTGGTGATCGGCAACCTGCTCGGCGCGGTCGCGCATTTCTTGCTCTCCGCCGAGGGGCCGCTGCACGGTGTGCCGCAGATGGTGTTGGGGCGCTTGGCCTTCGGTCACAACGGCAACATCCTGCCGGCGACGTTCATGGCGGTGATGTGCGGCGTGGGGTGGTTTGCCACCAACAGCGTCAGCGGCGCCTTCGCGTTGTCTACCCTGCTCGGCATCACCCCGATCGCCGGGCTCATCGTGATCGTGGTGCTGCAGACGGCATTTGCGTTCTTCGGCCACAATCTGGTGCAACGCTTCGAGCGACTGGCGGCCCCGATCCTCGCGATCGTCTTCCTCATCGGCGCGGTCATCATCTTCAGCAAATCCGACGTGTCGGCGGGATCGGCCGAGGGCGGCTTCTCGATGGGCGGCTTCCTCCTCGCGGTGGGCGCCTCGTTCGGCTACACGGCGGGTTGGACGCCCTACGCCGCCGACTACACCCGCTACCTACCGCCGACCGTGTCGAAGATGCAGACCGGCCTTTTCGCCTCTGCCGGCCTGTTCCTCTCGTGCACACTGCTGATGGTGGTCGGCGCCGCGTCGATGACGATCGGTGCGCCGACGTCGGACAACCCCACTGACGCATTCACCGCCAACTTCCCGTCGGCCATCGCCGACCTCACCCTGCTCGCCATCGCGGTGGGAGCTATCGCCGCCAACGCCATCAATGTGTATTCGGGCGCAATGGCTTTCGTGACGATGGGATTCAAACTCCCCGTTGGCGCACAGCGGGCACTGGTGTCGGTGTTCTTCGGCGTCGTCGGGTTCCTCGTCGCCTGGTGGGCGCTGGCCGACGCCGCCGCCTCCTACGAGGCGTTCCTGCTGCTGGTTGCGTACTGGATAGGTCCCTGGCTCGGCGTGGTCTTTGCCGACCGTATGCTGCGACGCGAGCCGCCGTCCCTCGAACTCCTCTATGACCGCAAATACACCAACTGGGGTGGACTGGCCGCGTTCGTCATCGCTCTCGTCGCCTCGGTCCTGTTGTTCTGCAACCAGGAACGGTTTGTCGGCTTCATCGTTCGGGCGGTGCCCGAACTCGGTGACATCGGCGCCTTCGTCGGCTTCGCCATCGCCTTCATCGCCTACCTCCTCCTGGCCCGCTCCCGGGTCGAGAAGTCGGTGCAGCAGTACGGCTGA
- a CDS encoding FadR/GntR family transcriptional regulator, whose protein sequence is MTIGRSSATEAAPSPNWQPVARTRTYEMVIDAIEEQILSGALGVGDPLPPERDLAARLQVSRPAVREALRVLEAQGVLRSAVGSGAGAGTFVAAMPAEALTHFLRLHIALSNFAFADVVDARVTLESSSVELAARAHDPARLAPVHEAMAAMEAAVDDRAAFNDADIAFHTAIAEAGGNRLVTAMTVAIRNAQRRAILAAFTDVEDWAALRAGLMAEHHEILDAITAGDADRASRLAARHIRNAYDSLPTLHHHTI, encoded by the coding sequence ATGACGATCGGCCGGTCATCCGCGACGGAGGCCGCACCCAGCCCGAACTGGCAACCGGTGGCGCGTACCCGCACCTACGAGATGGTGATCGACGCGATCGAGGAGCAGATCCTCTCCGGTGCACTGGGGGTCGGCGATCCACTGCCGCCCGAGCGCGATCTGGCCGCACGCCTGCAGGTCAGCCGGCCCGCGGTGCGCGAGGCGTTGCGCGTCCTCGAGGCTCAGGGCGTGCTCCGATCGGCGGTCGGCAGCGGCGCCGGCGCCGGCACCTTCGTCGCCGCGATGCCCGCCGAAGCACTGACCCACTTTTTGCGCCTGCACATCGCGCTGTCGAACTTCGCGTTCGCCGACGTCGTCGACGCGCGGGTGACGCTGGAGTCCTCGAGCGTCGAATTGGCCGCGCGGGCACACGATCCCGCACGCCTCGCGCCGGTCCACGAGGCGATGGCCGCGATGGAGGCCGCCGTCGACGATCGCGCCGCCTTCAACGACGCCGACATCGCCTTTCACACCGCCATCGCCGAAGCCGGCGGCAATCGGCTCGTCACCGCGATGACCGTCGCCATCCGCAACGCCCAGCGTCGCGCGATCCTTGCCGCCTTCACCGACGTCGAGGACTGGGCCGCTCTGCGCGCGGGATTGATGGCCGAGCACCACGAGATCCTCGACGCCATCACCGCCGGCGACGCGGATCGTGCGTCCCGACTCGCCGCACGGCACATCCGCAACGCCTATGACAGTCTGCCCACCCTGCACCACCACACGATCTGA
- a CDS encoding LutC/YkgG family protein has translation MSAREDILSRVRAAISDVDDASRASGIDWDYGQAVPTGDLDTVGRFAERVADYRAVVERVGEYDLAQRISAALAEVDGPVLADPALRLRLGIEGNWIDDETLSPTQLDRVGAVVTTAAVGIANTGTIVLDHGVGQGRRALSLVPDVHLCLVDAAQIVSDVPEAVARLIADGTAARPQTWISGPSATSDIELDRVEGVHGPRTLHVVIVG, from the coding sequence ATGAGCGCGCGCGAGGACATCCTGAGCCGCGTCCGAGCTGCGATCTCCGACGTCGACGACGCCTCTCGCGCGAGTGGGATCGACTGGGACTACGGACAAGCGGTGCCGACCGGCGATCTCGACACCGTCGGGCGTTTCGCCGAACGCGTGGCCGACTACCGTGCCGTCGTCGAACGCGTCGGAGAGTACGACCTGGCGCAGCGGATCTCCGCGGCACTGGCCGAGGTCGACGGGCCGGTGCTCGCCGACCCGGCGTTGCGTTTGCGCCTGGGCATCGAGGGGAACTGGATCGATGACGAGACACTTTCCCCGACACAACTCGACCGGGTCGGCGCGGTGGTGACCACGGCCGCTGTCGGGATCGCCAACACCGGCACCATCGTGTTGGACCACGGCGTCGGGCAGGGTCGGCGCGCGTTGTCGCTGGTGCCCGACGTCCACCTCTGCCTCGTTGACGCCGCACAGATCGTCAGTGATGTCCCCGAGGCCGTAGCCCGGCTGATCGCCGACGGTACGGCCGCCCGCCCGCAAACCTGGATCAGCGGCCCCAGCGCCACCAGCGACATCGAACTCGACCGCGTCGAGGGCGTGCACGGTCCGCGCACCTTGCACGTGGTGATCGTCGGCTGA